A window of Corvus cornix cornix isolate S_Up_H32 chromosome 4, ASM73873v5, whole genome shotgun sequence contains these coding sequences:
- the GUCY1B1 gene encoding guanylate cyclase soluble subunit beta-1 isoform X1 — translation MYGFVNHALELLVIRNYGPAVWEDIKKEAQLDEEGQFLVRIIYDDSKTYDLVAAASKVLNLNAGEILQMFGKMFFVFCQESGYDTILRVLGSNVREFLQNLDALHDHLATIYPGMRAPSFRCTDAEKGKGLILHYYSEREGLQDIVIGIIKTVAQQIHGTEIDMKVIQQRNEECDHIQFLIEEKESKEEDYYEDLDRFEENGTQESRISPYTFCKAFPFHIIFDRDLVVTQCGNAIYRVLPQLQPGNCSLLSVFSLVRPHIDISFHGILSHINTVFVLRTKEGLLDVEKLECEDELTGTEISCLRLKGQMIYLPEADSILFLCSPSVMNLDDLTRRGLYLSDIPLHDATRDLVLLGEQFREEYKLTQELEILTDRLQHTLRALEDEKKKTDTLLYSVLPPSVANELRHKRPVPAKRYDNVTILFSGIVGFNAFCSKHASGEGAMKIVNLLNDLYTRFDILTDSRRNPFVYKVETVGDKYMTVSGLPEPCMHHARSICHLALDMMEIAGQVQVDGEPVQITIGIHTGEVVTGVIGQRMPRYCLFGNTVNLTSRTETTGEKGKINVSEYTYRCLMTPENSDPQFHLEYRGPVSMKGKKEPMQVWFLSRKSTETEETKQDAS, via the exons gaagGAGGCACAGCTGGATGAAGAGGGACAGTTTCTGGTCAGAATAATCTACGATGATTCCAAAACCTATGACCTTGTTGCAGCTGCAAGCAAGGTCCTTA ATCTAAATGCTGGGGAAATTCTTCAAATGTTTGGGAAgatgttttttgtgttttgtcaaGAATCTGGTTATGATACAATTCTACGTGTCTTGGGCTCAAATGTCAGAGAGTTTTTGCAG AACCTGGATGCTTTGCATGACCACCTCGCTACTATTTACCCGGGTATGCGAGCGCCTTCCTTCAGATGCACCGAcgcagagaagggaaagggacTCATTCTGCATTACTACTCAGAAAGAGAAGGTCTTCAGGATATTGTCATTGGAATCATCAAAACAGTAGCTCAACAGATCCACGGTACAGAAATAGATATGAAG GTTATTCAACAGAGAAATGAGGAGTGTGACCACattcaatttttaattgaaGAGAAAGAGTCTAAAGAAGAGGACTACTATGAGGACCTTGACAGATTTGAAGAAAATGGTACCCAAGAGTCTCGCATCAGTCCCTATACTTTCTGCAAGGCATTTCCTTTCCACATCATATTTGACAGAGATCTGGTGGTCACACAATGTGGCAATGCTATATACAGAGTCCTTCCACAG CTACAGCCAGGAAATTGCAGTCTGTTGTCAGTTTTCTCCTTGGTCCGGCCTCATATTGATATTAGCTTCCATGGGATCCTCTCCCATATTAATACAGTCTTTGTACTGAGAACTAAG GAGGGGCTGTTGGATGTGGAAAAGTTGGAGTGTGAAGATGAACTGACTGGCACAGAAATCAGCTGCTTACGGCTGAAAGGTCAAATGATCTACTTGCCTGAAGCAGACAGCATTCTCTTTCTTTGTTCGCCAAG tgtGATGAACTTGGATGATTTAACCAGGAGAGGTTTATATCTGAGTGATATTCCACTGCACGATGCTACCCGTGATCTGGTTCTTTTGGGAGAGCAGTTCAGAGAGGAATATAAACTGACTCAGGAGCTCGAGATCCTCACTGACAGACTGCAGCACACACTGCGTGCACtggaagatgaaaagaaaaagacagacac ATTACTGTACTCTGTTCTACCGCCATCAGTGGCAAATGAGCTGAGACACAAGCGTCCTGTTCCAGCCAAGCGCTACGACAATGTCACCATTCTGTTCAGTGGCATTGTGGGATTCAATGCCTTTTGTAGTAAACACGCCTCTGGAGAGGGAGCCATGAAAATTGTCAACCTTTTAAATGATCTTTACACAAGATTTGATATTCTGACTGATTCACGAAGGAATCCATTTGTTTATAAG GTGGAAACAGTTGGGGACAAGTATATGACAGTGAGTGGTCTACCAGAGCCTTGCATGCATCATGCACGATCTATCTGCCACCTGGCTTTGGATATGATGGAAATAGCAGGCCAAGTTCAAGTAGATGGTGAGCCTGTACAG aTAACAATAGGAATCCATACTGGTGAGGTAGTCACAGGTGTCATAGGTCAAAGGATGCCACGGTACTGTCTCTTTGGAAATACTGTGAATCTAACAAGCAGGACAGAAACTACTGGAGAAAAGGGCAAGATCAATGTCTCTGAATATACTTACAG GTGTCTCATGACACCAGAAAATTCAGATCCTCAGTTCCACCTGGAGTACAGGGGTCCAGTTTCTATGAAGGGCAAAAAAGAGCCAAtgcaggtttggtttttgtcCAGAAAGAGTACAGAGACAGAG gaaacaaagcaagatGCTTCCTGA
- the GUCY1B1 gene encoding guanylate cyclase soluble subunit beta-1 isoform X2 — protein MFGKMFFVFCQESGYDTILRVLGSNVREFLQNLDALHDHLATIYPGMRAPSFRCTDAEKGKGLILHYYSEREGLQDIVIGIIKTVAQQIHGTEIDMKVIQQRNEECDHIQFLIEEKESKEEDYYEDLDRFEENGTQESRISPYTFCKAFPFHIIFDRDLVVTQCGNAIYRVLPQLQPGNCSLLSVFSLVRPHIDISFHGILSHINTVFVLRTKEGLLDVEKLECEDELTGTEISCLRLKGQMIYLPEADSILFLCSPSVMNLDDLTRRGLYLSDIPLHDATRDLVLLGEQFREEYKLTQELEILTDRLQHTLRALEDEKKKTDTLLYSVLPPSVANELRHKRPVPAKRYDNVTILFSGIVGFNAFCSKHASGEGAMKIVNLLNDLYTRFDILTDSRRNPFVYKVETVGDKYMTVSGLPEPCMHHARSICHLALDMMEIAGQVQVDGEPVQITIGIHTGEVVTGVIGQRMPRYCLFGNTVNLTSRTETTGEKGKINVSEYTYRCLMTPENSDPQFHLEYRGPVSMKGKKEPMQVWFLSRKSTETEETKQDAS, from the exons ATGTTTGGGAAgatgttttttgtgttttgtcaaGAATCTGGTTATGATACAATTCTACGTGTCTTGGGCTCAAATGTCAGAGAGTTTTTGCAG AACCTGGATGCTTTGCATGACCACCTCGCTACTATTTACCCGGGTATGCGAGCGCCTTCCTTCAGATGCACCGAcgcagagaagggaaagggacTCATTCTGCATTACTACTCAGAAAGAGAAGGTCTTCAGGATATTGTCATTGGAATCATCAAAACAGTAGCTCAACAGATCCACGGTACAGAAATAGATATGAAG GTTATTCAACAGAGAAATGAGGAGTGTGACCACattcaatttttaattgaaGAGAAAGAGTCTAAAGAAGAGGACTACTATGAGGACCTTGACAGATTTGAAGAAAATGGTACCCAAGAGTCTCGCATCAGTCCCTATACTTTCTGCAAGGCATTTCCTTTCCACATCATATTTGACAGAGATCTGGTGGTCACACAATGTGGCAATGCTATATACAGAGTCCTTCCACAG CTACAGCCAGGAAATTGCAGTCTGTTGTCAGTTTTCTCCTTGGTCCGGCCTCATATTGATATTAGCTTCCATGGGATCCTCTCCCATATTAATACAGTCTTTGTACTGAGAACTAAG GAGGGGCTGTTGGATGTGGAAAAGTTGGAGTGTGAAGATGAACTGACTGGCACAGAAATCAGCTGCTTACGGCTGAAAGGTCAAATGATCTACTTGCCTGAAGCAGACAGCATTCTCTTTCTTTGTTCGCCAAG tgtGATGAACTTGGATGATTTAACCAGGAGAGGTTTATATCTGAGTGATATTCCACTGCACGATGCTACCCGTGATCTGGTTCTTTTGGGAGAGCAGTTCAGAGAGGAATATAAACTGACTCAGGAGCTCGAGATCCTCACTGACAGACTGCAGCACACACTGCGTGCACtggaagatgaaaagaaaaagacagacac ATTACTGTACTCTGTTCTACCGCCATCAGTGGCAAATGAGCTGAGACACAAGCGTCCTGTTCCAGCCAAGCGCTACGACAATGTCACCATTCTGTTCAGTGGCATTGTGGGATTCAATGCCTTTTGTAGTAAACACGCCTCTGGAGAGGGAGCCATGAAAATTGTCAACCTTTTAAATGATCTTTACACAAGATTTGATATTCTGACTGATTCACGAAGGAATCCATTTGTTTATAAG GTGGAAACAGTTGGGGACAAGTATATGACAGTGAGTGGTCTACCAGAGCCTTGCATGCATCATGCACGATCTATCTGCCACCTGGCTTTGGATATGATGGAAATAGCAGGCCAAGTTCAAGTAGATGGTGAGCCTGTACAG aTAACAATAGGAATCCATACTGGTGAGGTAGTCACAGGTGTCATAGGTCAAAGGATGCCACGGTACTGTCTCTTTGGAAATACTGTGAATCTAACAAGCAGGACAGAAACTACTGGAGAAAAGGGCAAGATCAATGTCTCTGAATATACTTACAG GTGTCTCATGACACCAGAAAATTCAGATCCTCAGTTCCACCTGGAGTACAGGGGTCCAGTTTCTATGAAGGGCAAAAAAGAGCCAAtgcaggtttggtttttgtcCAGAAAGAGTACAGAGACAGAG gaaacaaagcaagatGCTTCCTGA